Genomic segment of Streptomyces longhuiensis:
CGTGGCCGGCCAGTCGTACAAGGTTCGTTTCCGGGTGGAGGGTTCCACGCTGTCGGCGCGCGTATGGGTCTCCACGGCCCCGGAGCCGAGCGTCTGGCACTCCGCTGCGACGGACACGGACCCGCTGGTGCCCGCGGCTGGTGGTGTCGGCTTCCGGTCGTTCATCGGCACCACCAACACCAACGCCCTCCCGGTCCTGACGCCGGTGGACGACTTTCAGATCTCCGACTCCCAGGTGTTCACGGTCACTCGCTCCGTGAACGGAGTCGCCAAATCGCACGCGGCAGGGACAGCGGTCTCGCTGGCCCATCCCGCAATCGCGTCTCTATGAGGAGGAGTTCCGTTGGCTACGCCTGTTGAGCAGTGGCAGCCCGGCATGGACCTCACGGCCGGCCGACTGGAGTCGATGAACCAGCGGTCATCGTTCATGGTCACCAACTACGGCGCTGACTCGTCCGGGAGCACCGACGCCGCGCCCGGGATCCAGCTCGCCCTGAATGCGGCCCGCGATTTGGGTGGCGCGCAGGTGCTGGTGCCGCCCGGGGTGTATCTGATCGGGCAGACGCTGCGGATCTACGGCAACACCAGGTTGACCCTGATGGCGGGCGCCGAGTTCCGGCGGAATGTGGCCGCGACGATGATCCTCAACGGTGACTCCGGGCAGACCTTCGGCGGGTACACGGGGCACTCTCGGATCATCATCGAGGGCGGCCTGTGGAACATGCGCGGGACGACCCCGGGGCTCACGGGTAGCGCGATGTGCATCTCGATCGGGCACGCCACGGACATCGTGATCCGCGACCTGGAGATCAGGGACTTGCCCGGGTTCCACGGGATCGAGCTCAACTCGACGACGCACGGGACGATCAGCGGCTGCCAGTTCAGGGGCTACGTCGACCCCGGAGGGAGGGACTTCTCTGAGGCCGTCCAGATTGACCTCGCCAAGAGCGTCGGCGTCTTCGGCGGCTTCGGTCCCTACGACCACACGCCGTGCGAAGACATTCTGATCTCGGGATGTCATTTCGGGGCGTCCGGCACCGCGGGCACGACCGCGTGGCCGCGCGGGGTGGGCTCGCACTCGGCGACGATCGGCCGCTGGCATCGCCGCATCCGGATCATCGGCAACAGCTTCGAGGGGATCCTCCAGTACGCGGTCAGCGCGTACAACTACGAGGACTGCACGATCGTCGGCAACACGTTCGTGTCCTGCGGCGGTGCCGTGCGTCTCCGCGTGGTGATCCTGTCCGATGCCGAGGACACCAAGGACGTCAACGGCAACCCCACGGGCGCCAGCCAGAACATGCGCAACATCGCCGTCGTCGGCAACACCATGCGATCCGGTGGCGGCTACGACCACGCGATCATCGCCCTCGGGGAAACGTCCGGGACGATCCTGAACCTCTCGGTCGTCGGGAACACGATCGACGGCACGACTGCCAATCAGGCCGGAGTGCGCCTCGACCGGGTGTCGCGCGCCACGGTCGCGGACAACATCATCGCGAACACGGCGGGCTCCGGGATCAGCACCGAGAACCAGAACAACACGATCTTGAACGGCAACGTGATCTGGACCTCGGGCGCGCACGGAATCACGATGGTGACCAGCGACAACAGCGACATCCTCGGCAACCACATCCGCGACCCCGCAAGCTCCGGGATCCTCGTGCAGGGCGGATCGGACGTCCAGATTCGCGATAATTTCGTTGACGGCGCGAACCGTGTGGCGTCGAGTGCCTACGGCATTCGCGTGTCGACGAACCCCGTGGCCATCGCCATCAGCGGCAACAAGTGCCGCCCTGGAGCCTCCGCGACCAAGGCGGTAAGAGGGCTGTCCATCTCCAGCGGCACCGGCATCCACCGCTACGGCAACGACATGCGCGGCACCTGGTCTGGCGCAGGCGGGAACGGCATCGACGACCTGTCGACGTCGCCGAACACCACCGCCACTGACATCGGGTAGACCCCCGCGCAGCACGCATGCCCCGAGCCGCCGGCCGGGGCCTTTCTCATGTCTGGAGACCCATGCAGCTCGACGACATCGCCAATAGGTTCGCCTTCCATCCGGCGGCTACGCCGGAGAAGCGGACCGAGCACGAGAACGTGCGTGAGGACTGCCGCGAGCTCGCGGCCGAATGGAATGACCGGCTCCCCGAGGGGCGGGAGAAGTCGCTCGCCATCACGAAGCTGGAAGAGGCCATGTTCTGGGCCAACGCAGCCATCGCGCGCACTGCTGAGGGGAACCGCTGATGGCCGAGCCGCTGACCCCGGACGAGTTCCTGTCCATCCTCAGATCCGAGGGCGTCAAGACGTCCGAGTACGCCGGCTGGCGCGGCCGCGAACGCGACGCCGCGACCGGCAAGGCGTTCGGCCCGGTCCATATGGTCCTCAACCACCACACGGCCGGGCGGAACAGCCGTGACACCGTGGCGAAGTACGGCGTCCCCGGTCTGCCCGCCCCTCTTGCCCACATCTACCTCGCCAAGTCGGGCGTCGCGACGATGTGCAGCGCGGGCCGCGCGAACCATGCCGGGCTGATGGCGGTCAACGCCTACAACTCGTTCCTGAACGAGAAGAGCAGCCATCCGGCCCCGTCGCGATCGTCGGGCACGGTCGACGGCAACGACGTCGCGTACGGCATCGAGACGGAGAACCTCGGCGACGGCCGCGATATGTACCCGCGCGAGCAGTACGACGCGTGGGTGCGCATCAACGCGGCGCTCTGCCGGCACTACGGGTGGTCCGCGGAGTCGTGCGGTGACCACAAGGAGACGAGCATCGAGGGAAAGATCGATCCCAAGGGGCCCGTCGAGGGATACGGCACGCGCGGCCGATTCACCTACTCCGGCCAGCAGTTGCGCACGGACGTCGCCGAGCGGCTGAAGCACAAGGCCTCGTGGTCGCCGGGCGCCGCGCGCCCGTACACCGTCGTCGATGGCGACACCCTCTGGTCGATCGCCGTGCACGAACTCGGTAGCGGAGCCCGCTACGCGGAGATCAAGGCCCTCAACCGCCTCTCGTCCGACACCCTCAGCGTCGGCCAGAAGCTCACCCTCCCCGAGAAGTGAGGTAACCCCATGGCTTCGTCCTCAGCTCCGATCGAGAAGAAGGTCAAGGCGTCCACCGCGGTGTCGTACCTGGCGAGCCTCGCCGGGCTCGCGATCCTCGGCGGTATCACCGACGACCCCTCCCTGATCTCCGGCATGCCGGACGCCCTGGAGCCCTTCGTGCTCGCCCTGGTCCCGGCCGCCGCGTCATGGATCGCCGGGTGGGCGGCCCCGCACACGCCACGCTCGGACGCCTGAACCCAGGCGGGACCCGTACCTCGAACTGGCCGTGATGGAGGGGGTAGCACGTGGACGCTGCGACGCTCGGCGCCGTCGGAACCATCGTCGTCGGACTCGCAGCGGCCACGGGCGCCCTGGTCGGGAAGCGAGGCGAAAACCGGGCCAGCCAGTCCGGGGCAGTCCTGGGCGGATACTCCACGCTCGTCGACAACCTCCAAGAGGAGCGGAACGCCCTCACGGTGAAACTCGCCGACAACGAGCGCCGCCTGGCCGAGGCCTACCAGGAACTCGCGACCGAGCGGAACGAGAAGGCCGGGCTCCTCACACAGATCACTGACCTGACCGACGAGAACAGTCGACTACGCCGCCAACTCGCCGACCTGGGAGGCCACCCGACGTGAGTGGACGCCACGCACAGCCGCTTATCGTCCGCCGCTGGCGCTCCCTCATGCTCGCCGCGGCACTGCTCGTCCTCTCCGGCGCACTCGTCTTGGTGTGGCTTCGCATCGACGCCGAGTCGTCTGCCCGTAAAGAGGCGATCGCCGAGGCGAACCTGCGGGGCGACGCGGTGACGACCCTCGCGGAGGACGTGCGGATACTGCGGAAGCAGGTCAAGGCGGAAGGCGGAACCCCGGCGGCGCCGGATCCGTCCCGGGCGGTCGACAATCTCCCTGACCGCGTCGGGGATCCCGTGCTCGTGCCTGGGCCGAGAGGCCCGCAAGGCGCACCGGGGAAGCCAGCGCCGACGATCACTCCTTCTCCGGGGCCGCAGGGTGCGCCTGGCGCCGACTCGACGGTGCCCGGTCCACCTGGCGCCGACTCGACCGTGCCCGGCCCGTCCGGTCCGCCTGGCCCCGTGGGGCAGGACGGAAAGGATGGGACGGACGGCACCGACGGGACGACGCAGTGCCCTGACGGCTACACCTGGCAGGCCCCAGCCGACGACCCCGATGCGTTGGTCTGCCGCAAGGCCGGGGCTCCGCCGCCGGAGCAGCCAGCGCCGGAGGACACGCCGCCGACCGCGGCCGGCCTGGATCCGCAGCGACGCCAGTACGCATGAGCTTGGGCCCCCATCGCCTTCGGGCGGTGGGGGCCCTTTCGTCATGCCCAGATGCCCTCTTGCGCCCGCACCCGGGTTGGCTACGGTGCGACCAGTCAACTGACCTACGACGAGGGGACCCAGCGATGACCCGACGACTGTGGAAGGTCGGCACCAACTCCGGCAACAACGGATGCCCCACCCTCTACGAGATCCCCGGCACCGACCGGTACGTCGTCCAGGGCGACCGCGTCACCGACACAGGCGAACTCGACCAGCTCGACAACCTCACCCTCGAAGAGGGCGCAGTCACGGTGCCGCGTGAGCTGCTCGCCAACTTCGGCCCCAAGGAGCCCGTGCACGTGCCGCAGTTCATCACCTTCGACGAGTTCGACGGCATGTTCACCAGCCTCAAGCACTCCGCGTGGAGGCTGGAGACCCGCCGCCGCTACGCCTCCGACGAGGGCACCGACACCTACGCCCAGTTCCTCGCCGAAGGACGCGTCGACTGGGACCTCGACGACCCGTGGTGCGTGGAGCGCCGCGACCAGAAGGCTCTCGGTAAGCGCTTTGAGCGCGTGCGGATCCTTGACGAGCCGCAGACCGAGGGCCAGCGCTACCTCCTCGACAACGCCCGCCGCAACACGGCGGCAGGCGAGGAGATCCGCGTCATCTCCCGCGCCCTCGCCGATGAGCATCGGCTGCCCGCAGAGGACTTCTGGATCTTCGACTCGCGCGTCGTCGCTCTCCTCCACTTCGATGACGCCGACCAGATGACCGGCGTCGAACTCATCACCAACCCCGTCGACGTCGTCCGGTACGAGCAGATCCGCGAA
This window contains:
- a CDS encoding right-handed parallel beta-helix repeat-containing protein — protein: MATPVEQWQPGMDLTAGRLESMNQRSSFMVTNYGADSSGSTDAAPGIQLALNAARDLGGAQVLVPPGVYLIGQTLRIYGNTRLTLMAGAEFRRNVAATMILNGDSGQTFGGYTGHSRIIIEGGLWNMRGTTPGLTGSAMCISIGHATDIVIRDLEIRDLPGFHGIELNSTTHGTISGCQFRGYVDPGGRDFSEAVQIDLAKSVGVFGGFGPYDHTPCEDILISGCHFGASGTAGTTAWPRGVGSHSATIGRWHRRIRIIGNSFEGILQYAVSAYNYEDCTIVGNTFVSCGGAVRLRVVILSDAEDTKDVNGNPTGASQNMRNIAVVGNTMRSGGGYDHAIIALGETSGTILNLSVVGNTIDGTTANQAGVRLDRVSRATVADNIIANTAGSGISTENQNNTILNGNVIWTSGAHGITMVTSDNSDILGNHIRDPASSGILVQGGSDVQIRDNFVDGANRVASSAYGIRVSTNPVAIAISGNKCRPGASATKAVRGLSISSGTGIHRYGNDMRGTWSGAGGNGIDDLSTSPNTTATDIG
- a CDS encoding DUF7681 family protein, which translates into the protein MQLDDIANRFAFHPAATPEKRTEHENVREDCRELAAEWNDRLPEGREKSLAITKLEEAMFWANAAIARTAEGNR
- a CDS encoding peptidoglycan recognition protein family protein, whose protein sequence is MAEPLTPDEFLSILRSEGVKTSEYAGWRGRERDAATGKAFGPVHMVLNHHTAGRNSRDTVAKYGVPGLPAPLAHIYLAKSGVATMCSAGRANHAGLMAVNAYNSFLNEKSSHPAPSRSSGTVDGNDVAYGIETENLGDGRDMYPREQYDAWVRINAALCRHYGWSAESCGDHKETSIEGKIDPKGPVEGYGTRGRFTYSGQQLRTDVAERLKHKASWSPGAARPYTVVDGDTLWSIAVHELGSGARYAEIKALNRLSSDTLSVGQKLTLPEK
- a CDS encoding holin, coding for MASSSAPIEKKVKASTAVSYLASLAGLAILGGITDDPSLISGMPDALEPFVLALVPAAASWIAGWAAPHTPRSDA
- a CDS encoding collagen-like protein; the protein is MLAAALLVLSGALVLVWLRIDAESSARKEAIAEANLRGDAVTTLAEDVRILRKQVKAEGGTPAAPDPSRAVDNLPDRVGDPVLVPGPRGPQGAPGKPAPTITPSPGPQGAPGADSTVPGPPGADSTVPGPSGPPGPVGQDGKDGTDGTDGTTQCPDGYTWQAPADDPDALVCRKAGAPPPEQPAPEDTPPTAAGLDPQRRQYA
- a CDS encoding DUF6879 family protein, encoding MTRRLWKVGTNSGNNGCPTLYEIPGTDRYVVQGDRVTDTGELDQLDNLTLEEGAVTVPRELLANFGPKEPVHVPQFITFDEFDGMFTSLKHSAWRLETRRRYASDEGTDTYAQFLAEGRVDWDLDDPWCVERRDQKALGKRFERVRILDEPQTEGQRYLLDNARRNTAAGEEIRVISRALADEHRLPAEDFWIFDSRVVALLHFDDADQMTGVELITNPVDVVRYEQIREAAWHYAVPYDQA